The Roseicyclus marinus genome has a segment encoding these proteins:
- the trpE gene encoding anthranilate synthase component I, which produces MAMISDFAAFEAGWNAGRNQLVHARLAADLDTAVSVMMKLTDAGRDSFILESVTGGEVRGRYSIIGCKPDLIWECHGRTSRLNRAARYDRDSFEPCEAPPLEALRALLAESAIEMPEDLPGAAAGLFGYLGYDMIRLVEHLPDVNPDPLGLPDAVLMRPSVIAVLDGVKGEVTIVSPAWVSSGLNARAAYAQAAERVADALRDLERAPAMASREMGEARKVAEPVSNFAKADYLAAVERAKDYIRAGDIFQVVPSQRWTQDFPEPPFALYRALRRTNPSPFMFFFNFGPFQVVGASPEILVRVFGGQVTIRPIAGTRKRGATPEEDRALEADLLSDQKELAEHLMLLDLGRNDVGRVAKIGTVRPTEEFIVERYSHVMHIVSNVVGELREDEDALSALLAGLPAGTVSGAPKVRAMEIIDELEPEKRGVYGGGVGYFSAGGDMDMCIALRTAVVKDGKLYIQAGGGVVYDSDPEAEFEETVNKSRAIRRAAEDAGLFSGRGNR; this is translated from the coding sequence ATGGCCATGATTTCGGATTTCGCCGCCTTCGAGGCGGGTTGGAACGCGGGCAGGAACCAGTTGGTCCATGCGCGGCTGGCGGCCGATCTGGATACGGCCGTGTCGGTGATGATGAAGCTGACGGATGCGGGGCGGGACAGTTTCATCCTGGAATCCGTGACCGGCGGCGAGGTGCGCGGGCGCTATTCGATCATCGGCTGCAAGCCGGACCTGATCTGGGAATGCCATGGGCGGACAAGCCGCCTGAACCGGGCGGCGCGCTATGACCGCGACAGTTTCGAGCCCTGCGAGGCGCCGCCGCTGGAGGCGCTGCGCGCGCTTCTGGCCGAAAGCGCCATCGAGATGCCCGAGGATCTGCCCGGCGCTGCCGCGGGGCTGTTCGGCTACCTCGGCTATGACATGATCCGGCTGGTCGAGCATCTGCCCGACGTGAACCCCGATCCGCTGGGATTGCCCGATGCGGTGCTGATGCGCCCCTCGGTCATCGCGGTTCTGGACGGGGTGAAGGGCGAGGTGACGATCGTGTCGCCCGCCTGGGTGTCATCGGGGTTGAATGCGCGGGCGGCCTATGCGCAGGCGGCCGAGCGGGTGGCCGATGCGCTGCGCGACCTGGAACGCGCGCCCGCCATGGCCAGCCGCGAGATGGGCGAGGCGCGCAAGGTGGCCGAGCCGGTGTCGAATTTCGCCAAGGCCGATTACCTGGCCGCCGTGGAGCGCGCCAAGGATTACATCCGCGCGGGCGATATTTTCCAGGTCGTGCCGTCCCAGCGCTGGACGCAGGATTTTCCCGAGCCGCCCTTTGCGCTCTACCGGGCGCTCCGGCGCACCAACCCCTCGCCCTTCATGTTCTTTTTCAACTTCGGGCCGTTCCAGGTGGTGGGGGCCAGCCCCGAGATCCTGGTGCGGGTCTTTGGCGGGCAGGTCACGATCCGGCCCATCGCGGGCACGCGCAAGCGGGGCGCCACGCCCGAGGAGGATCGCGCGCTGGAGGCCGATCTGTTGTCGGACCAGAAGGAACTGGCCGAGCATCTGATGCTCTTGGACCTGGGGCGCAACGATGTGGGCCGGGTGGCCAAGATCGGGACGGTCCGGCCCACCGAGGAATTCATCGTCGAGCGCTATTCCCACGTGATGCACATCGTGTCGAACGTGGTGGGCGAGCTGCGCGAGGATGAGGACGCGCTGTCGGCGCTTTTGGCCGGGTTGCCCGCGGGCACGGTTTCGGGCGCGCCCAAGGTGCGGGCGATGGAGATCATCGACGAGCTGGAGCCCGAAAAGCGCGGCGTCTATGGCGGGGGCGTGGGCTATTTCAGCGCGGGCGGCGACATGGACATGTGCATCGCGCTGCGCACCGCCGTGGTGAAGGATGGCAAGCTCTACATCCAGGCGGGCGGCGGCGTTGTCTATGACAGCGACCCGGAGGCGGAATTCGAGGAAACCGTGAACAAGTCGCGGGCGATCCGCCGGGCGGCTGAGGATGCGGGGCTGTTTTCGGGGCGGGGCAACCGCTAG
- a CDS encoding peptidylprolyl isomerase, whose translation MAKSVAKKASNLFVWIILGLLFVALAGFGIGSFSGGGSRIGSVGDIEITAEDYARALDQEIRARIAQTRQPVTLSDLQAEGIDQAVLQSLVAQAALANEAARMGLSVGDEAVAREITRIEAFQGINGSFDREAYEQVLRQNGLTPAQFEEDMREDTARSLLQVAVLGGLQPDQAIAEALVAYQGETRDFSILTLTEADLPTGLPAPEEADLVAHYEANPGRFTRPEARRITYAWVTPAMLMDDMEIDEGALRDLYEARADLYRQPERRLLERLVFIDEAAAEAAFAAIAAGETDFDTLVAERGLSLEDVDLGEVARGDLSAEAAEAIFSDTESEIIGPVQSVLGPALFRVNAVLDASEVPFEEAEEELRAELAAEAARRVIDDLRDPVDDLLAEGATLEELAADTEMRLGAIELTPASEDGIAGYDAFREAARLAEEGDFPELLELSDGGLFALRLDEVVPPTLPPLDDVREAVAESWRAGVLREQLAARGETLVGQLATGATLESLGSVSAEAEVRRQDFIPDAPPTLVAQVFRLSQPGDVVLVPGADRALIARLDAINPAARDDPTTQILTQIIGQSVAQSMAQDIFEGYGQAMQAEVGIRLDQSMINAVHTQFP comes from the coding sequence ATGGCGAAATCGGTTGCGAAAAAGGCCTCGAACCTTTTCGTCTGGATCATCCTCGGGCTGTTGTTCGTGGCCCTGGCGGGGTTCGGGATCGGGTCTTTCAGCGGTGGCGGCAGCCGGATCGGCAGCGTCGGCGACATCGAGATCACGGCGGAGGATTATGCCCGCGCGCTCGACCAGGAAATCCGCGCCCGCATCGCCCAGACGCGCCAGCCCGTGACGCTGTCGGACCTGCAGGCCGAAGGCATCGACCAGGCGGTGCTGCAATCGCTGGTGGCGCAGGCGGCGCTGGCCAACGAGGCGGCGCGGATGGGCCTGTCGGTGGGCGACGAGGCGGTCGCGCGCGAGATCACGCGGATCGAGGCGTTCCAGGGGATCAACGGGTCCTTTGACCGCGAGGCCTATGAACAGGTGCTGCGCCAGAACGGGCTGACGCCTGCTCAATTCGAAGAGGACATGCGCGAGGATACCGCGCGCAGCCTGTTGCAGGTGGCGGTTCTGGGCGGCTTGCAGCCCGATCAAGCCATCGCCGAGGCGCTGGTCGCCTACCAGGGCGAGACGCGGGATTTCAGCATCCTGACGCTGACCGAGGCCGATCTGCCCACGGGCCTGCCCGCGCCGGAGGAGGCGGATCTGGTGGCCCATTACGAGGCGAACCCCGGCCGCTTCACCCGCCCCGAGGCGCGGCGGATCACCTATGCCTGGGTCACGCCCGCCATGTTGATGGATGACATGGAGATCGACGAGGGCGCGCTGCGCGATCTTTACGAGGCGCGGGCGGATCTCTACCGCCAGCCCGAGCGGCGTCTGCTGGAGCGGCTGGTCTTCATCGACGAGGCGGCGGCGGAGGCGGCTTTCGCGGCCATCGCGGCGGGCGAGACGGATTTCGACACGCTTGTCGCCGAGCGCGGCCTGTCGCTGGAGGATGTGGACCTGGGCGAAGTGGCCCGTGGCGATCTGTCGGCGGAAGCTGCGGAGGCGATTTTCAGCGACACCGAGAGCGAGATCATCGGGCCGGTGCAATCGGTGCTGGGACCGGCGCTGTTCCGGGTGAACGCGGTTCTCGATGCCTCCGAAGTGCCGTTCGAGGAGGCGGAGGAGGAATTGCGTGCGGAACTGGCCGCCGAGGCGGCGCGGCGCGTGATCGACGATCTGCGCGATCCTGTGGATGACCTGTTGGCCGAGGGCGCGACGCTCGAAGAGCTGGCCGCCGATACCGAGATGCGGCTGGGCGCGATCGAGCTGACCCCTGCCTCCGAAGACGGGATCGCGGGCTATGACGCCTTTCGCGAGGCGGCGCGGCTGGCCGAGGAGGGGGATTTCCCCGAGCTTCTGGAGTTGAGCGATGGCGGGCTGTTCGCGCTGCGGCTCGACGAGGTGGTGCCCCCGACCCTGCCGCCGCTGGACGACGTGCGCGAGGCCGTGGCCGAAAGCTGGCGCGCGGGCGTCTTGCGCGAGCAATTGGCGGCACGGGGCGAGACACTGGTGGGCCAGCTGGCCACCGGCGCGACGCTGGAAAGCCTGGGCTCCGTGAGTGCGGAGGCAGAGGTGCGGCGGCAGGATTTCATCCCCGATGCCCCTCCGACGCTGGTGGCGCAGGTGTTCCGCCTGTCGCAGCCGGGGGACGTGGTGCTGGTACCCGGTGCCGACCGGGCGCTGATCGCGCGGCTTGACGCGATCAACCCCGCCGCGCGCGACGATCCGACGACCCAGATCCTGACGCAGATCATCGGGCAGAGCGTGGCGCAATCCATGGCGCAGGACATTTTCGAGGGCTATGGGCAGGCGATGCAGGCCGAGGTGGGCATCCGGCTCGACCAATCGATGATCAACGCCGTTCACACGCAGTTCCCCTGA
- a CDS encoding aminotransferase, with protein MMQPINPTYRRTFAPPVMEARRWIEGKRFSPEQPLILLSQAAPVDPPPRGLAQAMADALMENPAAHLYGPVLGMPELRAELAAQWSAAYGGVIAPEQVAVTAGCNQAFTAVMSTLAGAGDEVIVPLPFYFNHKMWLDMEGVGCVALPTGDDLMPDPERAAALVTERTRAIVLVSPNNPTGREYPPELLRAFFDLARTRGLALILDETYRDFHSQDGAPHGLFADPDWDDTLIHLYSFSKAYRLTGHRVGAIMASGQRLAEVEKFLDTVAICPPQVGQIGALWGMRNLKDWLAGERAEILARRDALVAGFQRLPGWELMGCGAYFAYVRHPFGKPSDVVAREMVDKAALLVLPGTMFGPRRAEGGTGQAEATLRIAFANADAAGLAEVVDRLSALDL; from the coding sequence ATGATGCAGCCGATCAACCCGACCTACAGGCGCACCTTTGCCCCGCCGGTGATGGAGGCGCGGCGCTGGATCGAGGGCAAGAGGTTTTCGCCCGAACAGCCGCTGATCCTGCTGAGCCAGGCGGCGCCGGTCGATCCGCCGCCCCGGGGGCTGGCGCAGGCCATGGCCGATGCGCTGATGGAGAATCCGGCGGCGCATCTCTATGGCCCGGTCCTGGGGATGCCGGAGTTGCGCGCCGAACTGGCCGCGCAATGGTCGGCGGCCTATGGCGGGGTCATCGCGCCGGAGCAGGTGGCGGTGACGGCGGGCTGCAACCAGGCCTTTACCGCCGTGATGTCGACGCTGGCGGGGGCGGGCGACGAGGTGATCGTGCCCCTGCCCTTCTATTTCAATCACAAGATGTGGCTCGACATGGAAGGCGTGGGTTGCGTGGCCCTGCCCACGGGCGACGACCTGATGCCCGACCCCGAGCGGGCGGCGGCGCTGGTCACCGAGAGGACGCGCGCCATCGTGCTGGTCAGCCCCAACAATCCCACGGGGCGGGAATATCCGCCCGAGCTGTTGCGGGCGTTTTTCGACCTGGCACGGACACGGGGGCTGGCGCTGATCCTCGACGAGACCTACCGCGATTTCCATTCGCAAGACGGCGCGCCGCATGGGCTTTTCGCCGATCCCGATTGGGATGACACGCTGATCCATCTCTATTCCTTTTCGAAGGCCTACAGGCTGACGGGGCATCGGGTGGGGGCGATCATGGCGTCGGGCCAGCGGCTGGCGGAGGTGGAGAAATTCCTTGATACCGTCGCGATCTGTCCGCCGCAGGTGGGGCAGATCGGGGCGCTGTGGGGGATGCGGAACCTGAAGGATTGGCTGGCGGGCGAACGCGCCGAGATCCTGGCGCGGCGCGATGCGCTTGTGGCAGGGTTCCAGCGGCTGCCCGGATGGGAGCTGATGGGCTGCGGGGCCTATTTCGCCTATGTGCGCCACCCCTTTGGCAAGCCGTCGGACGTGGTGGCGCGCGAGATGGTGGACAAGGCCGCCCTCCTGGTGCTGCCGGGCACGATGTTCGGGCCGCGCCGGGCCGAGGGCGGGACGGGCCAGGCGGAGGCCACGCTCAGGATCGCATTCGCCAATGCCGATGCGGCGGGGCTTGCCGAAGTGGTGGACAGGCTTTCGGCGCTCGATCTCTAG
- the ssb gene encoding single-stranded DNA-binding protein: MAGSVNKVILIGNLGRDPEVRSFPNGGKVCNLRIATSENWKDRNTGERREKTEWHSVAIFSEPLARIAEQYLRKGSKVYIEGQLETRKWQDQSGQDRYSTEVVLRPYRGELTLLDGRDGGGSGGGGGGYGGGASGGYGDDRGGGYPDDRGGPSGGGGYGGGGDVDDEIPF; this comes from the coding sequence ATGGCCGGATCCGTCAACAAGGTGATCCTGATCGGAAACCTGGGCCGCGACCCCGAGGTGCGCAGCTTTCCCAATGGCGGCAAGGTCTGCAACCTGCGCATCGCCACCTCGGAGAACTGGAAGGACCGCAACACCGGCGAGCGGCGCGAAAAGACCGAATGGCATTCGGTCGCGATCTTTTCCGAACCGCTGGCGCGGATCGCCGAGCAATACCTGCGCAAAGGGTCCAAGGTCTATATCGAGGGGCAGCTCGAAACCCGCAAATGGCAAGACCAGTCGGGGCAGGACCGGTATTCGACGGAAGTGGTGCTGCGGCCCTATCGGGGCGAGCTGACGCTTCTGGACGGGCGTGACGGCGGCGGCAGCGGTGGTGGCGGCGGCGGCTATGGCGGCGGCGCCTCGGGCGGCTATGGCGACGACCGCGGCGGCGGCTATCCCGACGACAGGGGCGGCCCGAGCGGTGGCGGCGGCTATGGCGGCGGCGGGGATGTGGACGACGAGATCCCGTTCTGA
- a CDS encoding lytic transglycosylase domain-containing protein, producing MRRSLSPLRALLSRRLLAAALLLCAAHPLHADPMERINRALGVIDSRASTQYAASVRLRPDFDPDAAAIPRFEGRYDGPWLEVARAAARRHGIPEDLFLRLVQQESGWNPEAVSHAGAIGLAQLMPDTAALLGVDPHDPTANLEGGARYLALQFRDFRRWDHALAAYNAGPEAVREHDGIPPYAETQDYVRIILGSS from the coding sequence ATGCGCCGATCCCTGTCGCCCCTTCGCGCCCTCCTGTCGCGCCGCCTTCTGGCGGCCGCGCTCCTTTTGTGCGCGGCCCATCCCCTCCATGCCGACCCGATGGAGCGGATCAACCGCGCGCTCGGCGTGATCGACAGCCGCGCCTCGACGCAATACGCGGCCTCCGTCCGGCTCCGGCCCGATTTCGACCCCGACGCCGCCGCCATCCCCCGCTTCGAGGGGCGCTATGACGGCCCCTGGCTCGAGGTCGCCCGCGCCGCCGCCCGCCGCCATGGCATCCCCGAGGATCTGTTTTTGCGCCTCGTGCAACAGGAATCGGGTTGGAACCCCGAGGCCGTCAGCCATGCGGGTGCCATTGGCTTGGCCCAGCTCATGCCCGATACGGCGGCGCTTCTCGGCGTCGATCCGCACGACCCGACCGCCAATCTCGAAGGGGGCGCGCGCTATCTCGCCCTGCAATTCCGCGATTTCCGCCGCTGGGATCACGCGCTCGCCGCCTATAACGCGGGGCCCGAGGCGGTGCGCGAACATGACGGCATCCCGCCCTATGCCGAAACGCAGGATTACGTGCGCATCATCCTCGGCTCATCGTGA
- a CDS encoding RNA polymerase sigma factor: MQAPCPGPDSEGRPPATARAFAALLPDLRRSARRLSRSVEDADDLVQDTLLRVWSRLAMAQAGASDAAPVSDLRAYAFATLRNCARSRGRAVPHGDGTQDAKDPDETADECAGPEADLAAGRTLAALDDLPKAQGALLRLRAIEGLSYAEIAAATGLPLGTVTSRLSRGRRALRRRLGAEEHLADPPRRGPEPKDGSR, translated from the coding sequence ATGCAAGCCCCCTGCCCCGGTCCCGACAGCGAAGGACGCCCGCCCGCCACGGCACGGGCCTTTGCCGCGCTATTGCCCGATCTGCGCCGGAGCGCGCGCCGCCTGAGCCGGTCGGTGGAGGATGCCGATGACCTGGTGCAGGACACCCTGCTCAGGGTCTGGTCGCGGCTGGCCATGGCGCAGGCGGGCGCGAGCGATGCCGCCCCGGTCAGCGATCTGCGCGCCTATGCCTTTGCCACGCTCAGGAATTGCGCGCGCAGCCGGGGGCGGGCCGTGCCGCACGGTGACGGGACGCAAGATGCCAAAGACCCCGACGAGACGGCGGATGAATGTGCCGGGCCGGAGGCGGATCTGGCGGCAGGCAGGACCTTGGCCGCGCTGGACGATCTGCCTAAGGCGCAGGGCGCGCTGTTGCGGCTGCGGGCAATCGAGGGGTTGAGCTATGCCGAGATCGCGGCGGCGACGGGTCTGCCGCTTGGCACGGTCACATCGCGGTTGAGCCGGGGACGGCGGGCCTTGCGCCGGAGATTGGGGGCGGAGGAGCACCTGGCCGATCCGCCAAGGCGCGGGCCGGAGCCGAAGGATGGATCACGATGA
- the ilvN gene encoding acetolactate synthase small subunit: protein MSPLNIEKGSSSHSAYDLRSHMSDTVETHTLAVLVQNEAGVLARVIGLFSGRGYNIESLTVAEVDRAGHRSRITIVTSGTPQVINQIKMQLERMVPVHEVHDLTVEGPFVSRELALIKVIAKGEHRVEALRIAEIFRANVVDSTLQSFVFEITGTPEKVDAFCDLMRPLGEVRLARTGVAAIARGV from the coding sequence ATGTCACCGCTCAACATCGAGAAAGGCTCGTCGAGCCATTCCGCCTATGATCTTCGCAGCCACATGTCCGACACGGTGGAGACCCACACGCTGGCGGTGCTGGTGCAGAACGAGGCGGGCGTGCTGGCGCGCGTGATCGGCCTGTTTTCCGGGCGGGGCTACAATATCGAGAGCCTGACCGTGGCCGAGGTGGACCGCGCAGGCCATCGGTCGCGCATCACGATCGTGACGAGCGGCACGCCGCAGGTGATCAACCAGATCAAGATGCAGCTCGAACGCATGGTGCCCGTGCACGAGGTCCATGACCTGACGGTCGAGGGGCCCTTCGTCAGCCGGGAACTGGCGCTGATCAAGGTCATCGCCAAGGGCGAGCACAGGGTCGAGGCGTTGCGCATCGCCGAGATTTTCCGCGCCAACGTGGTCGATTCCACCCTGCAGAGTTTCGTCTTCGAGATCACGGGCACGCCGGAAAAGGTCGATGCCTTTTGCGACCTGATGCGCCCCCTGGGCGAGGTGCGGCTGGCGCGGACGGGTGTTGCGGCCATCGCGCGCGGCGTCTGA
- a CDS encoding BCCT family transporter produces MSDTQTETMAVQGIPDPDGHHDPIETEYDIGQDNIEGSVGPIGFDIHNPVFAISGLSVVAFVAYALLAPGQAADFFGWLRPALTSGFDWFFLLSANVFVLFCLALIVLPVGKVRLGGAEATPDYSYTGWFAMLFAAGMGIGLMFFGVLEPAYYFGTPWGDAPLGAVRPFDENGALIAANVEEARRMALAATSYHWALHPWAIYAVVALALALFTYNKGLPLSIRSAFYPLLGERVWGWWGHVIDILAVFATLFGLATSLGLGAQQANAGLEHVYGIANTTTMQVILIIGITAIALVSVLRGLDGGVKVLSEVNMVLAVLLLLFVLFAAGATAILTEFGRGLVAYAQEIVPLSNPFGREDDGYREGWTAFYWAWWISWSPFVGMFIARVSRGRTVREFLTCVLIIPSLVCVLWMSVFGGAAINDMVADPEGSAVMANVIESYSPELSLFAMLEGLPLAGITSTLAIVLVIVFFVTSSDSGSLVIDTITAGGKIDAPVPQRVFWCTFEGLVAIALLIGGGLASLQAMVISTGLPFTLVLLALCLCIYLGLRSEHGVLKAAAPAE; encoded by the coding sequence ATGAGCGATACGCAGACAGAGACGATGGCCGTGCAGGGCATCCCGGACCCGGACGGGCATCACGATCCGATCGAGACGGAGTACGACATCGGGCAGGACAATATCGAGGGCAGCGTCGGCCCCATCGGGTTCGACATCCACAACCCGGTCTTTGCGATCTCGGGCCTGTCGGTGGTGGCTTTCGTGGCCTATGCGCTGCTGGCACCGGGACAGGCGGCCGATTTCTTCGGCTGGCTCAGGCCCGCGCTGACATCGGGGTTCGACTGGTTTTTCCTGCTGTCGGCCAATGTCTTTGTCCTTTTTTGCCTTGCGTTGATCGTGCTGCCGGTGGGCAAGGTCCGGCTTGGCGGTGCGGAGGCCACGCCCGATTATTCCTATACGGGCTGGTTCGCGATGCTGTTTGCCGCAGGCATGGGCATCGGGTTGATGTTTTTCGGGGTGCTGGAGCCCGCCTATTATTTCGGCACGCCCTGGGGCGATGCGCCGCTCGGCGCGGTCAGGCCCTTTGACGAGAACGGCGCGCTGATCGCGGCCAATGTGGAGGAGGCGCGGCGGATGGCCTTGGCCGCCACATCCTATCATTGGGCGCTGCATCCATGGGCGATCTATGCGGTGGTGGCCTTGGCGCTGGCGCTTTTCACCTACAACAAGGGATTGCCGCTATCGATCCGCTCGGCCTTTTACCCGCTCCTGGGGGAACGGGTCTGGGGCTGGTGGGGGCATGTCATCGACATTCTTGCCGTTTTCGCCACGCTCTTCGGGCTTGCGACATCGCTGGGCCTGGGCGCGCAGCAGGCCAATGCGGGGCTCGAACATGTCTATGGCATCGCCAATACCACGACCATGCAGGTCATCCTGATCATCGGCATCACGGCCATCGCGCTTGTCTCGGTGCTGCGCGGGCTGGATGGCGGGGTGAAGGTCCTGTCGGAGGTCAACATGGTGCTGGCGGTCCTGTTGCTGCTCTTCGTGCTCTTTGCCGCGGGGGCCACGGCGATCCTGACGGAATTCGGGCGCGGGCTGGTCGCCTATGCGCAGGAGATCGTGCCGCTGTCGAACCCGTTCGGGCGCGAGGATGACGGCTACCGGGAGGGGTGGACGGCATTCTATTGGGCGTGGTGGATCAGCTGGTCGCCCTTTGTCGGCATGTTCATCGCCCGGGTGAGCCGGGGCCGGACGGTGCGCGAATTCCTGACCTGCGTCCTGATCATCCCCTCGCTGGTCTGCGTGTTGTGGATGTCGGTCTTTGGCGGGGCGGCGATCAACGACATGGTGGCCGATCCCGAAGGCTCGGCGGTCATGGCCAATGTGATCGAGAGCTACAGCCCGGAATTGTCGCTCTTTGCCATGCTCGAGGGCCTGCCGCTGGCCGGGATAACCTCGACGCTGGCCATCGTGCTGGTGATCGTGTTCTTCGTCACCTCGTCGGACAGTGGCAGCCTTGTGATCGACACGATCACGGCGGGCGGCAAGATCGACGCGCCCGTGCCGCAGCGGGTGTTCTGGTGCACCTTCGAGGGCTTGGTGGCGATCGCGCTGTTGATCGGGGGCGGCCTTGCCTCGCTTCAGGCGATGGTGATCTCGACCGGCCTGCCCTTCACGCTGGTGCTTTTGGCTTTGTGCCTGTGCATCTACCTGGGCCTGCGCAGCGAGCATGGGGTGCTGAAGGCGGCGGCACCTGCCGAATAG
- a CDS encoding universal stress protein codes for MFGHIMVPVDLAHLAKLEGALKVAGDLAKHYGARVTYVGVTASQPGSVAHDPQDYAEKLAKFAAMQAELHDLRQIETHPVTVPDPAAELDRALEKALGLLGADLVVMGSHIPRRFDLGSHGGRIARHSQVSVMVVRD; via the coding sequence TTGTTCGGACATATCATGGTGCCGGTCGATCTTGCCCATCTTGCGAAGCTGGAGGGCGCGCTGAAGGTCGCGGGCGATCTGGCCAAGCATTACGGGGCGCGCGTGACCTATGTGGGGGTCACCGCATCGCAGCCGGGCAGCGTCGCGCATGACCCGCAGGACTATGCCGAAAAGCTGGCGAAATTCGCGGCGATGCAGGCGGAGCTGCATGATCTGCGACAGATCGAGACCCATCCCGTGACGGTGCCCGACCCGGCGGCGGAGCTGGACCGGGCGCTGGAAAAGGCGCTCGGGCTCCTGGGGGCCGATCTGGTGGTGATGGGCTCTCATATTCCGCGCCGCTTCGATCTTGGCAGCCATGGCGGGCGCATCGCGCGGCACAGCCAAGTGTCGGTGATGGTGGTGCGCGACTGA
- a CDS encoding acetolactate synthase 3 large subunit gives MTRQMTGAKMVVEALKDQGVEVVFGYPGGAVLPIYDEIFQQNNIRHILVRHEQGAVHAAEGYARSTGKPGVVLVTSGPGATNAVTGLVDALMDSIPIVVLTGQVPTFMIGSDAFQEADTVGITRPCTKMNWLVKDTDQLSDTIHQAFHIATQGRPGPVLVDIPKDVQFATGTYVEKPQAKVAHYQPRTKGDPAMIEALVEAMEQAERPVFYTGGGVINSGPRASALLRELVAETDFPITSTLMGLGSYPASGKNWLGMLGMHGLYEANLAMHGCDLMINIGARFDDRITGRIADFSPGSKKAHVDIDPSSINKVIHADFPIIGDVTEVLAEMLRVWKARGSRTNKGALSKWWSQINEWRAVKCLTYKNSEATIKPQYALERLEALTKGRDRYITTEVGQHQMWAAQFLGFEDPNRWMTSGGLGTMGYGTPASIGVQIAHPGALVINVAGEASWLMNMQEMGTAVQYRLPVKQFILNNERLGMVRQWQELLHGERYSHSWSEALPDFVKLAEAFGCKGILCKDPKDLDDAIMEMLEYDGPVIFDCLVEKHENCFPMIPSGKAHNEMLLGEAETKGVIGAEGGVLV, from the coding sequence ATGACACGGCAGATGACCGGCGCGAAAATGGTGGTCGAGGCGCTGAAGGATCAGGGCGTCGAGGTCGTATTCGGCTATCCCGGCGGGGCCGTGCTGCCGATCTACGACGAGATTTTCCAGCAAAACAACATCCGCCACATCCTTGTGCGGCACGAACAGGGCGCGGTCCATGCCGCCGAGGGCTATGCGCGCTCGACCGGCAAGCCGGGCGTCGTGCTGGTGACATCGGGGCCGGGTGCGACCAATGCGGTGACGGGCCTGGTCGATGCGCTGATGGATTCGATCCCGATCGTGGTGCTGACGGGGCAGGTTCCGACCTTCATGATCGGTTCGGACGCGTTCCAGGAGGCCGATACGGTCGGCATCACGCGCCCCTGCACCAAGATGAACTGGCTGGTGAAGGATACCGACCAATTGTCGGACACGATCCACCAGGCCTTTCATATCGCCACGCAGGGCCGCCCCGGCCCGGTTCTGGTCGATATCCCCAAGGACGTGCAATTCGCCACCGGCACCTATGTGGAAAAGCCCCAGGCCAAGGTCGCGCATTACCAACCGCGCACCAAGGGCGATCCGGCGATGATCGAGGCGCTGGTCGAAGCGATGGAACAGGCCGAGCGCCCGGTTTTCTACACCGGGGGCGGCGTGATCAATTCGGGCCCGCGCGCGAGCGCGCTGTTGCGCGAGCTGGTGGCCGAGACCGATTTCCCCATCACATCGACGCTGATGGGTCTGGGAAGCTATCCGGCCTCGGGCAAGAACTGGCTCGGCATGCTGGGGATGCACGGGCTGTACGAGGCGAACCTTGCGATGCACGGCTGCGATCTGATGATCAACATCGGCGCGCGGTTCGATGACCGGATCACGGGCCGGATCGCGGATTTCAGCCCCGGCTCGAAAAAGGCGCATGTCGATATCGACCCGTCCTCGATCAACAAGGTGATCCACGCCGATTTCCCGATCATCGGGGATGTGACCGAGGTTCTGGCCGAGATGCTGCGTGTCTGGAAGGCGCGCGGGTCCAGGACCAACAAGGGCGCGCTGTCCAAGTGGTGGAGCCAGATCAACGAGTGGCGCGCGGTCAAGTGCCTGACCTACAAGAATTCCGAGGCCACGATCAAACCGCAATACGCGCTGGAGCGGCTGGAGGCCCTGACCAAGGGGCGGGATCGCTACATCACGACCGAAGTGGGCCAGCACCAGATGTGGGCGGCGCAATTCCTGGGCTTCGAGGACCCCAACCGCTGGATGACCTCGGGGGGCCTGGGGACCATGGGCTATGGCACGCCGGCCTCCATCGGGGTGCAGATCGCGCATCCGGGCGCGCTGGTGATCAACGTGGCGGGCGAGGCGAGCTGGCTGATGAACATGCAGGAGATGGGCACCGCGGTGCAGTATCGCCTGCCGGTCAAGCAGTTCATCCTCAACAACGAGCGTCTGGGCATGGTGCGCCAGTGGCAGGAATTGCTGCATGGCGAGCGTTATTCGCACAGCTGGTCCGAGGCGCTGCCCGATTTCGTGAAGCTGGCCGAAGCCTTTGGCTGCAAGGGCATCTTGTGCAAGGACCCCAAGGACCTGGACGATGCGATCATGGAGATGCTGGAGTATGATGGTCCGGTGATCTTTGACTGCCTCGTCGAGAAGCACGAGAATTGTTTCCCGATGATCCCGTCGGGCAAGGCGCATAACGAGATGCTCTTGGGCGAGGCGGAGACCAAGGGCGTGATCGGGGCCGAAGGCGGCGTTCTGGTCTGA